From Cannabis sativa cultivar Pink pepper isolate KNU-18-1 chromosome 8, ASM2916894v1, whole genome shotgun sequence, a single genomic window includes:
- the LOC115699988 gene encoding uncharacterized protein LOC115699988 codes for MGKTLSSPVITGSLGIAKSPLSTRRQTCDTLIWEHTKSRVYSVKSGYHVSLSSTSPPDIPSSSAPSPWWKNLWHLNIPPKRTLLPVIGVEPMLSLFLMLYSSARVFEESGKEDVESFLCVVWLIWNNRNRALRRQPQNQTHAIVNLANCFLAEYKSAASTQNPQIYASRTPSATSWTPPDPSRLKLNVDAAVPKDSSKVGFGGVIQNSDGLVVAAVASSYAGGGDVSTLEAKSLLLSLRWCIEESFPHSTCGNGS; via the exons ATGGGCAAAACACTTTCATCTCCCGTGATTACTGGATCCTTGGGTATCGCCAAGTCACCACTATCAACCCGGCGCCAGACATG TGATACTCTGATTTGGGAGCACACCAAATCTAGGGTTTACTCCGTTAAATCTGGTTACCACGTTAGTCTCTCTTCAACCTCCCCACCTGATATCCCTTCTTCTTCAGCCCCTTCGCCTTGGTGGAAAAATCTCTGGCATCTTAATATCCCGCCTAAG CGCACTCTCCTACCTGTGATTGGTGTGGAACCCATGTTGAGTCTGTTTCTCATGCTCTATTCTTCTGCAAGAGTGTTCGAAGAGTCTGGAAAG GAGGATGTAGAATCCTTTCTATGTGTTGTTTGGCTCATTTGGAATAACAGGAACAGGGCTCTCAGAAGACAACCTCAGAACCAGACTCATGCTATAGTGAATCTTGCGAATTGTTTTTTGGCGGAATACAAATCAGCAGCTTCAACTCAAAACCCTCAGATTTATGCGAGCAGAACCCCCTCGGCCACTTCTTGGACACCTCCAGATCCCAGTCGCTTAAAACTGAATGTGGACGCTGCAGTTCCAAAGGATTCATCAAAGGTTGGCTTTGGAGGAGTCATTCAAAACAGTGATGGTTTAGTGGTAGCAGCAGTGGCGTCATCTTATGCAGGGGGAGGGGACGTTTCTACTCTGGAAGCTAAATCTCTTCTCCTCTCTCTGCGTTGGTGCATCGAAGAGAGCTTTCCCCATTCAACGTGTGGAAACGGATCGTAA
- the LOC115699989 gene encoding dirigent protein 21-like, protein MDETHHNTTLIILILFLTIHSSILSLTTAHDDYTYSRNLNPQKTLGLNKKQEKLTHLHFYFHDVVSGPNPTAIRVAEAKTTNTSAVSFGFVVVCDDPLTVGPEPTSKKIGSAQGIYASTSQTELSLLMALNYVFTEGKYKGSTLSILGRNAVLSGVREMPIVGGSGVFRFARGFALAKTYVANATTFDAIVEYNVYVLHY, encoded by the coding sequence ATGGACGAAACTCATCACAACACAACCCTAATCATACTCATTCTCTTTCTAACTATTCACTCATCAATCTTGAGCCTCACCACCGCACACGATGACTACACTTACTCAAGAAACTTAAATCCCCAAAAAACTCTAGGTCTTAATAAAAAGCAAGAGAAACTAACTCATCTTCACTTCTACTTTCACGACGTGGTCAGCGGTCCAAACCCTACGGCCATCCGAGTTGCCGAAGCCAAGACAACCAACACCTCGGCTGTGAGTTTCGGGTTCGTGGTTGTATGTGACGATCCACTGACTGTGGGACCTGAGCCAACCTCCAAGAAAATTGGGAGCGCACAAGGAATATATGCCTCGACATCACAGACAGAGTTAAGTCTTTTAATGGCTCTAAACTACGTTTTCACGGAAGGAAAATATAAGGGTAGCACTCTTAGCATTTTGGGACGCAACGCCGTCCTTTCAGGCGTAAGAGAGATGCCTATCGTTGGTGGAAGTGGAGTTTTTAGGTTCGCAAGAGGCTTTGCTCTAGCCAAGACTTATGTGGCTAACGCCACTACTTTTGACGCAATTGTGGAGTACAATGTTTATGTCTTGCACTATTGA
- the LOC115699227 gene encoding dirigent protein 22: protein MDKLTIQRITPTFLFLFIFIVKTLATATKSDYEFDHKGQIFSRNLSRKKLGLHKAEKVSHLHFYFHDVVVGRNPTTLVVAEGKAMKNSSTGFGFVVMMDDPLTVGPELRSKQVGRAQGMYGSASQSEWGLLMVLNYVFTEGKYNGSTLSILGRNAVFSEVREMPIVGGSGLFRFARGYAQAKTHKFDLKTGNAVVEYNVYVLHY, encoded by the coding sequence ATGGACAAGCTAACTATACAAAGAATCAccccaactttcctatttctcTTCATCTTCATCGTCAAAACCCTCGCCACCGCTACCAAATCTGACTACGAATTCGATCATAAGGGCCAAATTTTCTCGAGAAACTTGTCTCGTAAAAAGCTCGGCCTCCATAAAGCAGAGAAGGTGAGCCACCTCCACTTCTACTTCCACGACGTCGTTGTGGGCCGAAATCCGACCACCCTAGTCGTGGCCGAAGGAAAAGCAATGAAAAATTCATCGACGGGGTTCGGTTTCGTGGTGATGATGGATGACCCATTGACAGTTGGGCCAGAGCTAAGGTCGAAGCAAGTTGGAAGAGCCCAAGGTATGTATGGGTCGGCTTCACAATCTGAGTGGGGTCTTTTGATGGTTTTGAACTATGTTTTTACTGAGGGGAAGTATAATGGGAGCACTCTGAGTATTTTGGGACGAAACGCTGTTTTTTCGGAGGTGAGAGAGATGCCTATCGTTGGAGGAAGTGGGCTTTTTAGGTTCGCTAGAGGCTATGCTCAAGCCAAGACTCATAAGTTTGATCTCAAAACTGGGAATGCTGTTGTTGAGTACAATGTTTATGTTCTCCATTATTGA